A window from Solanum stenotomum isolate F172 chromosome 7, ASM1918654v1, whole genome shotgun sequence encodes these proteins:
- the LOC125869729 gene encoding uncharacterized protein LOC125869729, producing MNFDNDDIKVMNEFEEFCLQAYESLALYKEKMKKYHDQKIDKQQFVAGDLVLLFNSRLRLFPGKLKSKWTMPFKVTQVFPHGAVELENKEGTRFKVNGQRIKIYLGKSESINEVIEAYYLDEV from the coding sequence ATGAATTTTGACAATGATGATATTAAAGTCATGAATGAGTTTGAGGAGTTTTGCCTACAAGCATATGAAAGTTTagccttgtacaaggagaaaatgaagaagtacCATGATCAGAAGATTGATAAGCAACAATTTGTTGCCGGTGATTTGGTGCTCTTATTTAACTCAAGGTTGCGCTTATTTCCCggcaagctcaagtccaagtggaccatGCCATTCAAAGTAACTCAAGTATTTCCACATGGAGCAGTTGAGCTCGAAAACAaggaaggaacaaggttcaaggTGAATGGTCAGAGGATAAAAATCTACTTGGGGAAATCTGAGTCTATCAATGAAGTAATAGAGGCTTATTATCttgatgaagtttga